A genomic region of Bradyrhizobium sp. ORS 278 contains the following coding sequences:
- the rpoN gene encoding RNA polymerase factor sigma-54, whose amino-acid sequence MALTQRLEFRQSQSLVMTPQLMQAIKLLQLSNLDLSTFVEEELERNPLLERANDGPEAPVAGEQQMAERGEFSEGGEASGDDFGDGAGSSGGESYESAPEDWMSRDLGSRTEIEQTLDTGLDNVFSEEPAEAAARNAQDAAPTTYTEWGGGASGDEDYNLEAFVAAETTLSDHLAEQAAVAFVSPADRMIGQYLIDLVDEAGYLPVDLGQAADRLGAEQADVDAVLGVLQTFDPPGICARNLSECLAIQLRELDRYDPAMQALIEHLDLLAKRDFAALRRLCGVDDEDLVDMIGEIRRLDPKPGLKFGTTRTQTMVPDVYVRPGPDGGWLVELNSDTLPRVLVNQVYYSELSKTIRKDGDKSYFTDCLQNATWLVRALDQRARTILKVATEIVRQQDGFFTHGVAHLRPLNLKAVADAIQMHESTVSRVTANKYMATNRGTFELKYFFTASIASADGGEAHSAEAVRHHIKQLIDAEDPSAILSDDTIVEKLRAAGIDIARRTVAKYREAMRIPSSVQRRRDKQSMLAHALSSPASADRTRDTASV is encoded by the coding sequence ATGGCGTTGACGCAGAGACTAGAATTCCGCCAGTCACAGTCGCTGGTGATGACGCCGCAGCTGATGCAGGCGATCAAGCTGCTGCAGCTGTCCAACCTCGACCTCTCCACGTTCGTCGAAGAAGAGCTCGAGCGCAATCCGCTGCTCGAGCGCGCGAACGATGGCCCGGAAGCGCCGGTCGCCGGCGAGCAGCAGATGGCCGAGCGCGGCGAGTTCTCCGAAGGCGGCGAAGCCAGCGGCGATGATTTTGGCGATGGCGCGGGCAGCAGCGGCGGCGAGAGTTACGAGAGCGCGCCCGAGGACTGGATGAGCCGCGATCTCGGCTCGCGCACGGAGATCGAACAGACGCTCGATACCGGGCTCGACAACGTGTTCTCCGAGGAGCCGGCGGAGGCCGCGGCGCGCAATGCGCAGGACGCCGCGCCGACCACCTACACGGAATGGGGCGGCGGCGCCTCCGGCGACGAAGACTACAACCTCGAAGCCTTCGTCGCGGCGGAAACCACGCTGTCGGATCATCTCGCCGAGCAGGCCGCGGTCGCCTTCGTCTCGCCGGCCGATCGCATGATCGGCCAGTACCTGATCGATCTCGTCGACGAGGCCGGCTATCTGCCGGTCGATCTCGGCCAGGCCGCCGACCGTCTCGGCGCCGAGCAGGCCGATGTCGATGCGGTGCTCGGCGTGCTGCAGACCTTCGATCCGCCCGGCATCTGCGCGCGCAATCTGAGTGAGTGTCTTGCGATCCAGCTGCGCGAGCTCGATCGCTACGATCCGGCGATGCAGGCTCTGATCGAGCACCTCGACTTGTTGGCGAAGCGCGATTTCGCCGCACTTCGCAGGCTGTGCGGCGTCGACGACGAGGACCTCGTCGACATGATCGGCGAGATCCGCAGGCTCGATCCGAAGCCCGGCCTCAAATTCGGCACCACGCGCACGCAGACCATGGTGCCCGACGTCTATGTGCGTCCGGGCCCGGATGGCGGCTGGCTGGTCGAGCTCAACAGCGACACGCTGCCGCGCGTCCTGGTGAACCAGGTCTATTACTCCGAGCTGTCGAAGACGATCCGCAAGGACGGCGACAAATCCTACTTCACCGATTGCCTGCAGAACGCGACGTGGCTGGTGCGCGCGCTCGACCAGCGCGCGCGCACGATCCTGAAGGTCGCGACCGAGATCGTGCGGCAGCAGGACGGCTTCTTCACTCATGGCGTCGCACATCTCCGGCCCTTGAACCTGAAGGCCGTTGCGGATGCGATCCAGATGCACGAATCGACGGTGTCGCGCGTCACCGCCAACAAATACATGGCGACCAATCGCGGAACCTTCGAGCTGAAATATTTCTTCACCGCTTCGATCGCCTCGGCCGATGGCGGCGAGGCGCATTCAGCCGAAGCAGTGCGGCATCACATCAAGCAACTGATCGATGCGGAAGATCCCTCCGCAATTCTCTCCGACGATACCATCGTCGAGAAGCTGCGCGCTGCCGGCATCGACATCGCCCGCCGCACGGTCGCGAAATACCGGGAGGCGATGCGGATTCCGTCGTCGGTCCAGCGCCGCCGCGATAAGCAGAGCATGCTGGCCCATGCCCTGTCGTCGCCTGCCAGCGCCGACCGCACCCGGGATACCGCGTCAGTTTGA
- the hpf gene encoding ribosome hibernation-promoting factor, HPF/YfiA family: protein MTLRISGKSISVSEALRGRVSERTDEVLRKYFDGNYSGHVTLSKDGFGFKTDCALHLDSGITLEAESNAPDAYASADQALLMIEKRLRRYKSRLKDRSARKSHAANAALAGLEGAVLDAPSYVIEAPAEGDEEITGYNPVIIAENTTALKRLSVSEAVLELDLSGAPCMVFQHGSSGRVNIIYRRADGNIGWVDPPAVKP from the coding sequence ATGACCCTGCGGATTTCCGGAAAAAGCATCAGCGTCAGCGAAGCGCTGCGCGGCCGCGTCAGCGAGCGCACCGACGAGGTGCTGCGCAAATATTTCGACGGCAATTATTCCGGTCACGTCACGCTGTCCAAGGACGGCTTCGGGTTCAAGACCGATTGCGCACTGCACCTTGATTCGGGGATCACGCTCGAAGCCGAATCGAACGCGCCGGACGCCTATGCGAGCGCCGACCAGGCGCTGCTGATGATCGAGAAGCGGCTGCGCCGCTACAAGAGCCGGCTGAAGGACCGCTCGGCGCGCAAATCTCACGCCGCCAATGCCGCGCTTGCCGGTCTCGAGGGGGCCGTTCTCGACGCGCCGAGCTACGTCATCGAGGCGCCGGCCGAGGGCGACGAGGAGATCACCGGCTACAATCCCGTGATCATTGCCGAGAACACCACCGCGCTGAAGCGGCTGTCGGTCTCCGAAGCGGTGCTGGAGCTCGATCTTTCCGGTGCACCCTGCATGGTTTTTCAGCACGGCTCCAGCGGGCGCGTGAACATCATCTATCGCCGCGCCGACGGCAATATCGGTTGGGTCGATCCGCCGGCGGTCAAGCCGTAG